Proteins found in one Cervus canadensis isolate Bull #8, Minnesota chromosome 24, ASM1932006v1, whole genome shotgun sequence genomic segment:
- the LOC122426642 gene encoding aflatoxin B1 aldehyde reductase member 2-like isoform X3, producing the protein MYNATTRQVEAELLPCLRRFGLRFYAYNPLAGGLLTGRYKYEDKDGKQPEGRFFGNSWAEVYRNRASPLPTAAGETLHRDWGILKLAAGPVTWGN; encoded by the exons ATGTACAACGCCACCACCCGGCAGGTGGAGGCGGAGCTGCTGCCCTGCCTCCGGCGCTTTGGACTGAGGTTCTACGCCTACAACCCTCTGGCTG GAGGCCTGCTGACCGGCAGGTACAAGTATGAGGACAAGGACGGGAAACAGCCTGAGGGCCGCTTCTTTGGGAACAGCTGGGCAGAGGTCTACAGGAATCG AGCCTCCCCCTTGCCCACGGCGGCAGGAGAAACCTTGCATCGGGACTGGGGAATCCTGAAGCTTGCTGCTGGCCCTGTCACCTGGGGCAACTGA
- the LOC122426642 gene encoding aflatoxin B1 aldehyde reductase member 2-like isoform X2, translating into MGTLQGMYNATTRQVEAELLPCLRRFGLRFYAYNPLAGGLLTGRYKYEDKDGKQPEGRFFGNSWAEVYRNRASPLPTAAGETLHRDWGILKLAAGPVTWGN; encoded by the exons atggggactctccag GGCATGTACAACGCCACCACCCGGCAGGTGGAGGCGGAGCTGCTGCCCTGCCTCCGGCGCTTTGGACTGAGGTTCTACGCCTACAACCCTCTGGCTG GAGGCCTGCTGACCGGCAGGTACAAGTATGAGGACAAGGACGGGAAACAGCCTGAGGGCCGCTTCTTTGGGAACAGCTGGGCAGAGGTCTACAGGAATCG AGCCTCCCCCTTGCCCACGGCGGCAGGAGAAACCTTGCATCGGGACTGGGGAATCCTGAAGCTTGCTGCTGGCCCTGTCACCTGGGGCAACTGA
- the MRTO4 gene encoding mRNA turnover protein 4 homolog, with translation MPKSKRDKKVSLTKTAKKGLELKQNLIEELRKCVDTYKYLFIFSVANMRNSKLKDIRNAWKHSRMFFGKNKVMMVALGRSPSDEYKDNLHQVSKKLRGEVGLLFTNRTKEEVDEWFTKYTEMDYARAGNKATFTVNLDPGPLEQFPHSMEPQLRQLGLPTALKKGVVTLLSDYEVCREGDVLTPEQARVLKLFGYEMAEFKVSVKYMWDAQSGRFQQMGDDLPESAPESEGESEEDDDDS, from the exons ATGCCCAAGTCCAAGCGCGACAAGAAAG TCTCCCTAACCAAAACTGCCAAGAAGGGCTTGGAACTGAAACAGAACTTGATAGAAGAG CTTCGGAAATGTGTGGACACGTACAAGTACCTCTTCATCTTCTCCGTGGCCAACATGAGGAACAGCAAGCTGAAGGACATCCGCAACGCCTGGAAGCACAGTCG GATGTTCTTTGGCAAAAACAAGGTGATGATGGTGGCGCTGGGTCGGAGCCCGTCTGACGAGTACAAAGACAACCTGCATCAG GTCAGCAAGAAGTTGAGGGGCGAAGTTGGTCTCCTTTTCACCAATCGCACTAAGGAGGAAGTGGACGA gTGGTTCACAAAGTACACGGAAATGGACTATGCCCGAGCAGGAAACAAAGCCACTTTCACTGTGAACCTGGACCCGGGACCCCTGGAGCAGTTCCCCCACTCCATGGAGCCCCAGTTGAGGCAGCTGGGCCTGCCCACGGCCCTCAAGAAAG GTGTGGTGACCCTGTTGTCTGACTACGAGGTGTGCAGAGAAGGCGACGTGCTGACCCCAGAGCAGGCCCGCGTCCTG AAGCTTTTCGGGTATGAGATGGCTGAATTCAAGGTGAGTGTCAAATACATGTGGGACGCGCAGTCCGGAAGGTTCCAGCAGATGGGAGATGACTTGCCAGAGAGCGCGCCCGAGTCAGAAGGAGAGTCGGAGGAGGACGACGACGACAGCTGA
- the LOC122426642 gene encoding aflatoxin B1 aldehyde reductase member 2-like isoform X1 — translation MDQQDVGMYNATTRQVEAELLPCLRRFGLRFYAYNPLAGGLLTGRYKYEDKDGKQPEGRFFGNSWAEVYRNRASPLPTAAGETLHRDWGILKLAAGPVTWGN, via the exons GGCATGTACAACGCCACCACCCGGCAGGTGGAGGCGGAGCTGCTGCCCTGCCTCCGGCGCTTTGGACTGAGGTTCTACGCCTACAACCCTCTGGCTG GAGGCCTGCTGACCGGCAGGTACAAGTATGAGGACAAGGACGGGAAACAGCCTGAGGGCCGCTTCTTTGGGAACAGCTGGGCAGAGGTCTACAGGAATCG AGCCTCCCCCTTGCCCACGGCGGCAGGAGAAACCTTGCATCGGGACTGGGGAATCCTGAAGCTTGCTGCTGGCCCTGTCACCTGGGGCAACTGA